One window of Metopolophium dirhodum isolate CAU chromosome 3, ASM1992520v1, whole genome shotgun sequence genomic DNA carries:
- the LOC132941598 gene encoding probable serine/threonine-protein kinase DDB_G0281745 gives MERQPPATSSTLQQAAELLERSQQLLRSVSMEEGTNTTTAARVRQMTTAQLQRDPVLWAAYTRGWEDRTVVFQRATSGEPATAMRLNRSRSPRRVTRPTATARPVAAARPATRTRPAPPTTTNRAPARRPPHPLMERPVPAPRTSTIPPPGPPVNPLPIRDNTTDATPPVSLNARQRRNKQRMRDYKSKQTSQQHRLEKPAPTPAPVPPQPEPATPDLTVVTVPEVTNTSGTTGTAEEPTAATPQTADMEISPEEEADLLGETDAGMAGTEDMEVSLMYFSPPTSPQHD, from the coding sequence ATGGAGCGCCAACCACCAGCCACATCCAGCACCCTCCAACAAGCGGCGGAACTGCTGGAACGCAGCCAGCAGCTGCTGAGGTCAGTCAGCATGGAGGAGGGCACCAACACCACCACGGCGGCACGGGTCCGCCAGATGACCACGGCGCAGTTGCAGCGGGACCCGGTACTGTGGGCCGCCTACACGCGTGGGTGGGAGGACCGGACCGTCGTCTTCCAAAGGGCGACGAGCGGCGAACCCGCAACCGCTATGCGGCTCAATAGGTCGCGCAGCCCCAGGCGGGTGACTCGACCGACGGCCACGGCACGACCGGTAGCCGCAGCACGACCGGCGACCCGAACTCGACCGGCGCCACCAACAACAACAAATCGGGCACCGGCGAGACGGCCTCCCCACCCACTGATGGAGAGACCAGTACCGGCACCGAGGACATCAACCATCCCGCCTCCAGGACCGCCCGTCAACCCGCTGCCAATAAGGGACAACACCACCGACGCAACACCACCGGTTTCACTCAACGCCCGCCAGCGCCGGAACAAACAGCGGATGCGGGACTACAAGTCAAAGCAGACGTCCCAGCAGCACCGCCTGGAAAAACCGGCGCCAACACCAGCCCCCGTCCCGCCACAGCCAGAACCTGCGACACCGGACCTCACCGTGGTCACGGTACCGGAAGTGACAAACACTTCCGGAACAACCGGAACCGCGGAAGAACCAACAGCCGCGACCCCTCAAACCGCGGATATGGAAATATCCCCGGAAGAGGAGGCGGACCTGTTAGGTGAGACCGACGCAGGCATGGCTGGCACTGAAGACATGGAGGTCAGCCTCATGTACTTCAGTCCCCCCACGTCCCCCCAACATGACTAG